In one Catenovulum adriaticum genomic region, the following are encoded:
- the metA gene encoding homoserine O-acetyltransferase MetA, translating into MPIKIPDQLPAIQVLGEENIFVMSDSRAQSQDIRPLELAILNLMPNKIETEVQLMRLLANSPLQVNIDLLRIDMHVSKNTPESHMSAFYHLFDDIKKNKKNYDGLIITGAPLGLIDYTEVKYWDKMKEIMDWAQQHVQSTLYLCWAAHAALYHQYGLNRFLRDEKISGVFKHKTLDPLEPLTQGFDDVFNMPHSRYAQVPLEELEAHDKLNVLASCDEGGAFLVASKDRRSVFITGHPEYNATTLQDEYLRDVKTGLEPAIPEHYFPDDNPQLAPNNVWRSHGNLLFCNWLNHYVYQATPFDLSQLSGQS; encoded by the coding sequence ATGCCTATCAAAATTCCTGATCAGTTACCCGCGATCCAAGTTTTGGGTGAGGAAAACATCTTTGTAATGTCTGACAGTCGAGCGCAAAGTCAAGATATTCGGCCGTTAGAGTTAGCCATTCTGAATTTAATGCCAAACAAGATTGAAACCGAAGTTCAATTAATGCGTTTATTAGCAAATTCACCATTGCAGGTGAATATTGATTTGCTGCGTATTGATATGCATGTTTCTAAAAATACACCAGAGTCACATATGTCTGCTTTTTATCATTTATTTGATGATATAAAAAAGAACAAAAAAAATTATGACGGCTTAATTATTACAGGTGCACCTTTAGGTTTAATTGATTATACCGAGGTAAAATACTGGGATAAAATGAAAGAAATTATGGATTGGGCACAGCAACATGTACAATCTACGTTATATTTGTGCTGGGCGGCACATGCGGCTTTGTATCATCAATATGGCTTAAATCGTTTTTTACGTGACGAAAAAATTTCAGGTGTATTTAAACACAAAACCTTAGATCCACTTGAGCCTTTAACTCAGGGTTTTGATGACGTTTTTAATATGCCACATTCACGTTATGCACAAGTGCCACTTGAGGAACTTGAAGCGCATGATAAATTGAATGTTTTAGCTAGCTGTGATGAAGGCGGCGCTTTTTTAGTTGCCAGCAAAGACAGACGAAGTGTATTTATTACTGGACATCCAGAGTATAATGCAACCACGCTACAAGATGAATATTTACGTGATGTTAAAACTGGTTTAGAACCAGCGATACCGGAACATTATTTTCCGGATGACAATCCGCAATTAGCGCCAAATAATGTCTGGCGAAGCCATGGTAACTTACTGTTTTGCAATTGGTTAAATCATTATGTGTATCAAGCGACACCATTTGATTTGTCTCAATTATCCGGGCAAAGCTAA
- the metH gene encoding methionine synthase encodes MSKQSEVSQVIKSLLKERILVLDGGMGTMIQNRKLTEQAYRGERFADWHLDVKGNNDLLSLTQPEIIEEIYSDYLSAGADIIETNTFNSTTISMADYEMQSLSREINVESAKLARRIADKFTAQNPDKPRFVAGVIGPTSKTASISPDVNDPGFRNVSFDALVNAYTESTEALIEGGADLILIETIFDTLNAKAAGFAVLQAFENTGIELPIMISGTITDASGRTLSGQTTEAFYNSLRHLQPISIGLNCALGPAELRQYVEELSRVSDFAVSVHPNAGLPNAFGEYDLSPEDMAIHIKEWAESGFFNIVGGCCGTAPEHIAEIAKAVNGVTPREIKPREVACRLSGLEPLTINSSSLFVNVGERTNITGSAKFKRLIKEELYDEALDVARQQVENGAQIIDINMDEGMLDSQAAMVRFLNLIASEPDISRVPIMIDSSKWEILEAGLKCIQGKGIVNSISLKEGEEKFIGQAKLLRRYGAAVIVMAFDEDGQADTRARKYEICKRSYDVLVNKVGFPPEDIIFDPNIFAVATGIDEHNNYAVDFIEACKDITDNLPHAMISGGVSNVSFSFRGNDPVREAIHAVFLYYAIKNGLTMGIVNAGQLAIYDDIPAELKAAVEDVVLNKTDEATENLLAIAENYRGSGAKAEDPAAQEWRSWDVKKRLEYSLVKGITDFIEEDTEAARQVSEKPLHVIEGPLMDGMNVVGDLFGEGKMFLPQVVKSARVMKRAVAYLEPYIEAQKEEGQTNGKILLATVKGDVHDIGKNIVGVVLQCNNYEIVDLGVMVPADKILKTAIEEKCDIIGLSGLITPSLDEMVHVAKEMKRQGFELPLLIGGATTSKAHTAVKIEQQYEHPVVYVPNASRSVSVASSLLSKELRPAFVKRIDEEYERVREQHANRGPRTKLVSYEAAQANRFPLSFENYTPVKPKKLGITELQDVSISDIRQYIDWTPFFLTWQLSGKYPAILQHELVGEEAQKLFNDANQILDTIEREGKIKAKGIFGLFAAARQGDDISIFEDENRNSELMRVHHLRNQGEKKAGQYNRALSDYIADADSGIDDYIGGFAVTAGFGVDEWANEFLAEHDDYNSIMVKAIADRLAEAFAEYLHLKVRTEYWGYAPDEDLNNEMLIREKYQGIRPAPGYAACPEHTEKKLLWQLLDVENRVGISLTESCAMWPGASVSGWYFAHPDSKYFAVGKIKQQQVESYAERKGMTLTEAERWLAPNLDYDPDA; translated from the coding sequence ATGAGTAAACAGAGTGAAGTCAGTCAGGTTATTAAATCGCTATTAAAAGAGCGAATCCTAGTTTTAGATGGCGGTATGGGAACTATGATTCAAAACCGCAAGCTGACCGAACAAGCCTACCGTGGCGAGCGTTTTGCTGACTGGCATTTAGATGTTAAAGGGAATAACGATTTATTAAGTTTGACCCAGCCTGAAATTATCGAAGAAATTTACAGCGATTATTTATCAGCAGGGGCTGATATTATTGAAACCAATACTTTTAACTCAACAACGATTTCAATGGCTGATTATGAAATGCAGTCTCTGAGTCGTGAAATAAATGTTGAATCAGCAAAATTGGCTCGTCGTATAGCAGATAAGTTTACCGCTCAAAACCCGGATAAACCTAGATTTGTCGCAGGTGTTATTGGCCCAACTAGTAAAACAGCTTCTATCTCTCCTGATGTAAATGACCCCGGCTTTCGTAATGTCAGTTTTGATGCATTGGTTAATGCTTATACGGAATCAACAGAAGCGTTAATTGAAGGCGGCGCCGATTTAATTTTAATAGAAACTATTTTCGATACGCTTAATGCTAAAGCGGCTGGTTTTGCGGTTTTGCAAGCATTTGAAAATACGGGTATCGAATTACCTATTATGATTTCGGGGACCATTACTGATGCATCCGGTCGAACATTATCAGGTCAAACCACAGAAGCTTTTTATAATTCGCTTCGCCACCTTCAACCAATTTCGATAGGTTTAAACTGTGCGTTAGGCCCAGCTGAGCTTCGCCAATATGTTGAAGAGCTTAGTCGAGTATCTGATTTTGCTGTTTCAGTACATCCAAATGCAGGTTTACCTAATGCGTTTGGTGAGTACGACTTATCGCCGGAAGATATGGCCATTCATATTAAAGAGTGGGCTGAATCAGGCTTTTTCAACATTGTGGGTGGTTGTTGCGGCACCGCCCCTGAACATATTGCAGAGATTGCAAAAGCGGTAAATGGGGTGACACCACGCGAAATTAAACCGCGCGAAGTTGCCTGTCGTTTATCTGGTTTAGAGCCTCTTACGATTAATAGCAGCTCGTTATTTGTAAATGTTGGTGAACGAACCAATATTACGGGTTCTGCTAAATTTAAACGCTTAATAAAAGAAGAGCTTTATGACGAAGCCTTAGATGTTGCACGCCAACAAGTTGAAAATGGTGCGCAAATCATCGACATTAATATGGATGAAGGCATGTTAGATTCACAAGCTGCGATGGTGCGCTTTTTAAATCTGATTGCCTCAGAGCCTGATATTTCTCGTGTCCCTATTATGATTGATTCATCTAAGTGGGAAATTTTAGAAGCGGGCCTTAAATGCATCCAAGGCAAAGGCATTGTTAACTCTATTAGTCTGAAAGAAGGTGAAGAAAAATTCATTGGACAAGCTAAATTATTAAGACGTTATGGCGCCGCTGTTATTGTTATGGCATTTGATGAAGATGGCCAAGCAGATACACGCGCTCGCAAATATGAAATTTGTAAACGCTCTTATGATGTTTTAGTTAACAAAGTTGGATTTCCGCCAGAAGATATTATTTTCGATCCGAATATTTTTGCCGTTGCAACTGGTATTGATGAGCATAACAACTATGCAGTCGATTTTATTGAGGCATGTAAAGATATTACTGATAATTTACCTCATGCAATGATCTCTGGTGGTGTTTCAAATGTATCATTCTCGTTCCGTGGTAATGATCCCGTTCGAGAAGCCATTCATGCTGTATTTTTATATTATGCGATAAAAAATGGCCTAACTATGGGTATCGTTAATGCAGGTCAGTTAGCTATTTATGATGATATTCCAGCTGAATTAAAAGCTGCGGTTGAAGATGTTGTTTTAAACAAAACCGATGAAGCAACAGAAAACTTACTCGCGATTGCAGAAAATTATCGTGGCAGTGGTGCCAAAGCAGAAGATCCAGCCGCACAGGAATGGCGTAGTTGGGACGTGAAAAAACGTTTGGAGTATTCGTTAGTTAAAGGGATTACTGATTTTATTGAAGAAGATACAGAAGCCGCTCGTCAAGTTTCTGAAAAACCACTGCATGTGATTGAAGGGCCGTTAATGGACGGCATGAATGTAGTAGGCGATTTATTTGGTGAAGGCAAAATGTTTTTGCCACAAGTGGTCAAATCTGCCCGAGTAATGAAACGAGCGGTTGCTTATTTAGAACCTTACATCGAAGCCCAAAAAGAAGAAGGCCAAACCAACGGGAAAATTTTATTAGCCACGGTGAAAGGTGATGTTCACGATATAGGCAAAAATATTGTAGGTGTGGTGCTGCAATGTAATAACTATGAAATTGTTGATTTAGGTGTCATGGTGCCAGCAGACAAAATACTAAAAACGGCGATTGAAGAAAAATGTGACATTATAGGTTTATCAGGTTTAATTACACCCTCGCTGGATGAAATGGTTCACGTGGCAAAAGAGATGAAACGCCAAGGTTTTGAATTGCCATTACTGATTGGTGGTGCGACGACCTCAAAAGCTCATACCGCTGTAAAAATAGAGCAGCAATATGAACATCCGGTAGTTTATGTACCTAACGCTTCTCGTAGTGTCTCGGTTGCATCATCTTTATTAAGTAAAGAGTTACGTCCGGCATTTGTTAAGCGTATAGATGAAGAATATGAGCGAGTTCGTGAACAACATGCTAACCGTGGACCTCGTACCAAATTAGTCAGTTACGAAGCAGCCCAAGCGAATCGCTTCCCGTTGTCTTTTGAAAATTACACACCAGTAAAACCCAAAAAATTAGGTATAACTGAGTTACAAGATGTATCTATCAGTGATATTCGCCAATATATCGACTGGACACCTTTCTTTTTAACTTGGCAGCTAAGCGGTAAATATCCTGCTATTTTACAACATGAATTAGTCGGTGAAGAGGCGCAAAAATTATTCAATGATGCTAATCAAATTTTGGATACCATTGAGCGTGAAGGCAAAATTAAAGCCAAAGGTATATTTGGTTTATTTGCGGCTGCGCGCCAGGGCGATGATATTAGTATTTTTGAAGATGAAAACCGTAACTCAGAGTTAATGCGGGTACATCATTTAAGAAACCAAGGTGAGAAAAAAGCGGGCCAATACAACCGAGCATTAAGTGATTATATTGCCGATGCAGACTCAGGCATTGATGATTACATAGGTGGCTTTGCGGTAACTGCTGGTTTTGGTGTCGATGAATGGGCGAACGAGTTTTTAGCTGAGCACGACGATTACAATAGCATTATGGTAAAAGCAATCGCCGATCGATTAGCTGAAGCCTTTGCTGAATATTTACATCTTAAAGTGCGTACCGAATACTGGGGTTATGCACCGGATGAAGATTTAAATAATGAAATGCTCATTCGTGAAAAATATCAAGGTATTCGTCCGGCTCCAGGTTATGCAGCTTGTCCAGAACACACAGAGAAAAAGCTATTATGGCAGTTACTGGATGTTGAAAACCGAGTTGGAATTAGCCTAACTGAAAGTTGTGCTATGTGGCCGGGCGCTTCCGTTAGTGGTTGGTATTTTGCTCATCCAGATAGTAAATATTTTGCGGTTGGTAAAATTAAGCAGCAGCAAGTTGAAAGTTATGCTGAGCGTAAAGGCATGACACTCACAGAAGCTGAACGTTGGTTAGCACCTAACTTGGATTACGATCCAGACGCATAA
- the rluF gene encoding 23S rRNA pseudouridine(2604) synthase RluF, which translates to MVGLFVNSSKGIRLNKFISDSGYCSRREADKLIEQQNVTINGKVPELGTKVMPTDYVEVKGKRIFSSPKSKVDRVYIAYNKPVGITCTTERDVKGNIIDAIKHRERIFPIGRLDKPSEGLIFLTSDGDIVNKILRAGNNHQKEYIVTVDKTVTQDFVDKMASGIPILETVTQPCQVEKVSRFVFKIILTQGLNRQIRRMCEYLDYQVVKLKRTRIMNVKLGDLKKGQWRDLTEQEMHEINQAVADSTKTADVNEQVSSVNPSASKTKKEKVFIQVAKPKKIEKPKSGRAKLSLKR; encoded by the coding sequence ATGGTAGGGCTTTTTGTGAACTCATCGAAGGGCATTCGTCTTAATAAATTTATCAGTGATTCAGGTTATTGCTCGCGTCGTGAAGCCGATAAGTTGATCGAACAACAAAACGTAACTATTAACGGAAAAGTGCCGGAATTAGGCACCAAAGTGATGCCAACTGATTATGTAGAGGTAAAAGGGAAACGGATATTTTCTAGCCCTAAAAGTAAAGTTGATAGGGTTTATATTGCTTATAATAAACCTGTTGGTATTACCTGCACTACAGAGCGTGATGTTAAAGGCAATATTATTGACGCGATTAAACACAGAGAGAGAATTTTTCCGATAGGGCGCCTAGACAAACCCTCTGAAGGGTTAATCTTTTTAACCAGTGACGGCGACATCGTTAATAAAATTTTGCGGGCAGGCAATAATCATCAAAAAGAATATATAGTGACAGTTGATAAAACAGTTACTCAAGATTTTGTCGATAAAATGGCATCCGGCATTCCTATTTTGGAAACAGTGACGCAACCTTGCCAGGTGGAAAAAGTTAGTCGTTTTGTCTTTAAAATTATTTTAACCCAAGGCCTGAATCGTCAAATTAGACGCATGTGCGAATATTTAGATTACCAAGTCGTTAAACTCAAACGCACACGAATTATGAATGTTAAATTAGGCGATTTAAAAAAAGGCCAATGGCGTGATTTAACAGAACAAGAAATGCACGAAATAAACCAAGCAGTTGCTGACTCAACTAAAACAGCAGATGTAAATGAGCAAGTGAGTAGCGTAAATCCGAGCGCCAGCAAAACAAAAAAAGAAAAAGTTTTTATTCAAGTTGCTAAACCTAAAAAGATTGAAAAGCCTAAGTCGGGTCGTGCCAAACTCAGTTTAAAAAGATAG
- a CDS encoding porin, which translates to MKSVFYTALATSVLLTTAAQAQSDLLTVYGRANISLQFSESDETATDLKSNSSRFGVKGEAKLENDLIAIYQAEFGVDFTDESKEQNITARNQYVGLKGHFGQVRLGRMDTAHKFSQGKVDLFNNYNADIKRLFSGEIRANDSITYISPSYNQFSLGVTYLTQEENDAAERDSAGLSTALMYGDKNLKKSSLYSALALDNDVKGEDRVRFVVQKSLGQFTLGAMAQRQKNNNSGESATGYLLNAAYQSGEFKYKVQHQLINGDRERSTSSIGVDYKLGSATKAFAWLSYDDHYENNDIVIQDRRTTVAFGLEHKF; encoded by the coding sequence ATGAAATCTGTTTTTTACACTGCGCTTGCAACGTCTGTTTTGTTAACTACGGCTGCTCAAGCTCAATCTGATTTATTAACTGTTTATGGCAGAGCAAATATTTCGCTGCAGTTTTCAGAGTCGGATGAAACTGCAACTGATTTAAAGAGCAATAGTTCAAGGTTTGGCGTTAAAGGTGAAGCTAAACTGGAAAATGATTTAATTGCAATTTATCAAGCTGAGTTCGGGGTTGATTTTACCGATGAGTCTAAAGAACAAAACATCACGGCTCGTAATCAATATGTTGGTTTAAAAGGCCACTTTGGGCAAGTTAGATTAGGCCGAATGGACACAGCTCATAAATTTTCACAAGGCAAAGTCGATTTATTTAACAATTATAACGCCGATATTAAAAGATTGTTTTCGGGCGAAATTAGAGCTAATGATTCAATTACTTATATTTCACCAAGCTACAACCAATTTTCGTTAGGCGTGACTTACTTAACGCAGGAAGAAAACGACGCAGCTGAGCGAGACAGTGCTGGCTTGTCAACTGCCCTAATGTACGGCGACAAAAATTTGAAGAAAAGCAGCTTATATTCAGCTTTGGCTTTGGATAATGATGTAAAAGGCGAAGACCGAGTTCGTTTTGTCGTGCAAAAATCTTTAGGTCAATTTACTTTAGGTGCAATGGCCCAACGTCAAAAAAATAATAATTCAGGTGAGTCAGCGACAGGCTATTTGTTGAATGCGGCTTATCAAAGTGGAGAATTTAAGTATAAAGTTCAGCACCAATTAATTAATGGTGATAGAGAGCGCAGCACATCTTCTATCGGTGTTGATTATAAGTTAGGCAGTGCTACGAAAGCTTTTGCATGGCTTAGCTATGATGATCACTACGAAAATAACGATATTGTTATCCAAGATCGCCGTACCACAGTTGCGTTCGGGCTTGAACACAAATTTTAA
- a CDS encoding PstS family phosphate ABC transporter substrate-binding protein, translated as MNLKTIIKYVGFLTTFLITSQASAIDNNLPEYQKTSGVSGKISSVGSDTLANMMTFWAEEYKRIYPNVMIQVQAAGSSTAPPALTEGTAQFGPMSRSMKSKEIEAFEERFGYKPTAVRVAIDALAVFVNKDNPIEGLSIKQVDAIFSSTLKCGSNTDSKRWGELGLTGDWDRKDIQLFGRNSVSGTYGYFKSKALCKGDFKNNVNEQPGSASVVQSVSSSLNAIGYSGIGYRTSGVKAVPLSKRGSGYVDATIENAVAGKYPLSRFLYVYVNKHPNKPLDPLTAEFITMVLSKSGQYIVEKDGYIPLPAVIAKKELAKLGL; from the coding sequence ATGAATCTAAAAACTATTATTAAGTATGTAGGTTTTCTAACGACTTTCTTGATCACCAGTCAAGCCAGCGCGATTGATAATAACTTACCTGAATACCAAAAAACGAGTGGTGTTTCAGGAAAAATATCATCTGTAGGCTCAGATACGTTAGCCAATATGATGACATTTTGGGCTGAAGAATATAAAAGAATATACCCAAATGTGATGATTCAAGTGCAAGCAGCTGGTTCATCAACTGCACCGCCAGCATTAACGGAAGGCACTGCGCAGTTTGGTCCTATGAGCCGTTCGATGAAATCAAAAGAAATTGAAGCATTTGAAGAACGCTTTGGTTACAAACCAACAGCCGTGCGGGTTGCAATTGATGCACTGGCTGTATTTGTAAATAAAGATAATCCAATTGAAGGACTATCGATTAAGCAAGTCGACGCTATTTTTTCCTCAACTTTAAAGTGCGGGTCGAACACAGATAGTAAACGTTGGGGTGAGTTAGGTTTAACGGGTGACTGGGATCGTAAAGATATTCAATTGTTTGGTCGTAACTCGGTTTCTGGTACTTATGGGTATTTTAAATCTAAAGCTTTATGTAAAGGTGATTTCAAAAATAATGTCAATGAACAACCGGGTTCTGCTTCTGTTGTGCAATCTGTTTCGTCTTCGTTAAATGCGATAGGATATTCTGGTATAGGCTATCGCACTTCGGGCGTTAAAGCGGTTCCTTTATCAAAACGCGGAAGTGGATATGTTGATGCGACTATTGAAAACGCAGTTGCTGGTAAATATCCACTGTCACGCTTTTTATATGTGTATGTGAATAAGCATCCGAATAAACCGCTTGATCCATTAACGGCTGAATTTATCACTATGGTTTTATCAAAATCAGGCCAATATATTGTTGAAAAAGATGGTTATATACCGTTACCCGCGGTTATCGCAAAAAAAGAGCTGGCTAAATTAGGCTTGTAA
- the glyA gene encoding serine hydroxymethyltransferase, which translates to MLTRDMNIADFDPELWQAVQDETVRQEEHIELIASENYASPRVLEAQGSQLTNKYAEGYPGKRYYGGCEHVDVVEQLAIDRAKALFGADYANVQPHSGSQANGAVFQALLQPGDTVLGMSLAHGGHLTHGAHVNFSGKHYNAIQYGLNPETGEIDYEQVEALALEHKPKMIIGGFSAYSLVVDWARLREIADKVGAYLLVDMAHVAGLIAADVYPSPMKYADVVTTTTHKTLAGPRGGLILSAKGDEDIYKKLNSAVFPGGQGGPLCHVIAAKAVAFKEAMSDEFKSYQQQVVKNAQAMVEVLQARGYKVVSGKTENHLFLVDLIDKDITGKEADAALGKANITVNKNSVPNDPRSPFVTSGLRIGTPSITRRGFNADDAKALAGWICDVLDNIENEEVTNTVKQNVLDICKRLPVYA; encoded by the coding sequence ATGTTAACACGTGACATGAATATTGCTGATTTTGACCCTGAGTTATGGCAAGCCGTTCAAGATGAAACGGTTCGTCAGGAAGAACATATTGAATTAATCGCTTCAGAAAACTATGCGAGTCCTCGTGTACTTGAAGCTCAAGGTTCTCAACTAACTAATAAATATGCTGAAGGCTATCCGGGCAAACGTTACTACGGTGGTTGTGAGCACGTAGATGTCGTTGAGCAATTAGCAATCGATCGCGCAAAAGCATTATTTGGTGCAGATTACGCGAATGTCCAGCCTCATTCAGGCTCGCAAGCCAATGGTGCAGTTTTTCAAGCTTTATTACAACCTGGCGATACTGTGTTAGGGATGAGCTTAGCGCATGGTGGTCACTTAACACACGGCGCACATGTTAACTTTTCAGGAAAACATTACAACGCAATTCAGTATGGATTAAACCCAGAAACGGGCGAAATCGATTATGAACAGGTAGAAGCGTTAGCCTTAGAGCACAAACCAAAAATGATTATTGGTGGTTTCTCAGCTTATTCTTTAGTGGTTGATTGGGCTCGTTTACGTGAAATCGCAGATAAAGTTGGTGCTTATTTATTAGTAGACATGGCGCATGTTGCAGGTTTAATTGCGGCTGATGTTTACCCTTCTCCAATGAAGTATGCAGATGTTGTTACCACAACGACTCATAAAACATTAGCTGGCCCGCGCGGTGGTTTAATTTTATCGGCGAAAGGCGATGAAGATATTTATAAAAAATTAAACAGCGCAGTTTTCCCTGGTGGTCAAGGTGGTCCTTTATGCCACGTGATTGCTGCTAAAGCGGTTGCTTTTAAAGAAGCAATGTCAGACGAGTTTAAATCGTACCAGCAGCAAGTGGTTAAAAATGCACAAGCTATGGTTGAAGTATTACAAGCGCGTGGTTACAAAGTGGTTTCTGGTAAAACTGAAAATCATTTATTCTTAGTTGATTTAATCGACAAAGATATTACAGGTAAAGAAGCAGACGCTGCACTAGGCAAAGCAAATATCACGGTTAATAAAAACTCAGTTCCAAACGATCCACGTTCACCGTTTGTTACGTCTGGTTTAAGAATCGGTACACCTTCAATTACTCGTCGCGGTTTTAACGCAGATGATGCCAAAGCATTAGCGGGTTGGATTTGTGATGTATTAGATAATATTGAAAACGAAGAAGTCACTAATACGGTTAAGCAAAATGTATTAGATATTTGTAAGCGCCTTCCGGTTTACGCTTAA
- the nrdR gene encoding transcriptional regulator NrdR, which yields MHCPFCATQETKVIDSRLVAEGHQVRRRRQCLDCLERFTTFETAELVMPRVIKTDGSREPYHENKLRAGLMRALEKRPVSTEQIETLISQLESALRATGEREVESKLIGNILMEKIKQVDQVAYVRFASVYRSFQDIKEFGEAIAGLDDKTAKHN from the coding sequence ATGCATTGCCCATTTTGTGCAACACAGGAAACCAAAGTGATCGACAGCCGCTTAGTTGCGGAAGGCCATCAAGTTAGGCGTCGTCGTCAATGTTTAGATTGCTTAGAGCGATTTACAACGTTTGAAACTGCTGAGCTTGTGATGCCAAGAGTTATAAAAACAGATGGTTCACGTGAACCCTATCATGAGAACAAGCTGCGAGCAGGGTTAATGAGAGCGCTTGAAAAACGACCTGTGAGTACAGAGCAAATTGAAACTTTAATTAGTCAACTTGAATCGGCCCTAAGAGCAACGGGCGAACGTGAAGTCGAAAGTAAGTTAATTGGTAATATACTAATGGAAAAAATCAAACAAGTGGATCAAGTCGCGTATGTTCGATTTGCCTCTGTTTACCGTTCGTTCCAAGATATCAAAGAGTTTGGTGAAGCAATTGCCGGTTTAGATGATAAAACGGCTAAACACAACTAA
- the ribD gene encoding bifunctional diaminohydroxyphosphoribosylaminopyrimidine deaminase/5-amino-6-(5-phosphoribosylamino)uracil reductase RibD, giving the protein MSLFYPEDLNYMARAIRLAERGRFTTSPNPCVGCVIVKNNQIIGEGFHIQAGGPHAEINALTQVEQSQATAQGATAYVTLEPCSHTGKTPPCASALIKAGVATVIVGMEDPNPLVSGRGIQMLRDAGIQVHQGCLESACKKINPGFNKRMTHKRPFVQVKLASSLDGRTAMASGESKWITSYQARKDVQLYRAKACAILTGSGTVMADNPQMNVRESDFPLTDYPIESIRQPAKIIIDNQSQLTPDLNIFASETPVFVVKNKIKVTPPQQNWPKHVTQIELSGNDHNIDLTALMLELGACQMNHIWVEAGAKLAGALIQQGLVDELIIYQAPKLMGENTKGLLDVPNLTELSQAVEWQYADVRQIGPDLRLTLRAK; this is encoded by the coding sequence ATGAGCTTATTTTATCCGGAAGATTTGAACTACATGGCGAGGGCTATTCGATTAGCAGAACGGGGACGATTTACCACATCTCCTAATCCTTGTGTGGGCTGTGTGATTGTAAAAAACAATCAAATTATTGGTGAAGGTTTTCACATTCAAGCTGGCGGACCCCATGCCGAAATCAATGCACTTACCCAAGTTGAACAAAGCCAAGCCACCGCTCAAGGTGCAACAGCTTACGTAACTTTAGAACCTTGTAGTCACACAGGAAAAACGCCACCTTGTGCCAGTGCTTTAATTAAAGCAGGCGTCGCGACTGTAATTGTTGGCATGGAAGATCCTAACCCTTTGGTAAGCGGACGTGGTATTCAAATGCTACGTGATGCCGGTATTCAAGTGCACCAAGGTTGTTTAGAGTCAGCCTGTAAAAAAATTAATCCGGGCTTTAATAAACGGATGACGCATAAGCGTCCCTTTGTTCAGGTTAAATTGGCTTCTAGCTTAGACGGCAGAACAGCAATGGCATCGGGCGAAAGTAAGTGGATAACCAGTTATCAGGCCAGAAAAGATGTTCAGCTTTACCGTGCGAAAGCTTGTGCTATTCTAACAGGTTCAGGGACTGTTATGGCGGATAACCCGCAAATGAATGTGCGCGAAAGCGATTTTCCTTTGACTGATTATCCAATAGAAAGTATTCGTCAACCTGCAAAAATTATTATTGATAATCAGTCACAACTGACACCTGATTTAAATATTTTTGCGAGCGAAACACCTGTTTTTGTCGTTAAAAATAAAATTAAAGTGACACCGCCCCAACAAAATTGGCCTAAACACGTCACTCAGATTGAATTATCAGGTAATGACCACAATATTGATTTAACAGCATTAATGCTCGAGTTGGGTGCCTGTCAGATGAACCATATTTGGGTTGAGGCCGGTGCCAAATTAGCAGGTGCATTGATTCAGCAAGGGTTAGTTGATGAACTTATAATTTATCAGGCGCCTAAATTAATGGGCGAAAATACGAAAGGTTTATTAGATGTGCCAAATTTAACTGAGCTAAGCCAAGCCGTTGAATGGCAATATGCAGACGTTCGCCAGATAGGCCCAGATTTAAGATTAACATTAAGAGCCAAATAA